The Streptomyces sp. Mut1 genome window below encodes:
- a CDS encoding carboxymuconolactone decarboxylase family protein: MTDPNVLSTVRVPLVGEDEAQGRTAELYEAIKSRMGIPFVPDMFRLVSSRPDLLEVVIAGYGGVFNDGVLPRATREMISAWSSKVNGCPYCVGTHNWFLAQFGGDQELTDAIAGSASVEDLPIDERTKELMRLVTQICTGAFRVTDEDWARTEAAGWTNAEMLEAVFTASLFAFINRLVDGLGLGDSVARSRIASQPEDATVSEQRLAEPR; this comes from the coding sequence ATGACCGATCCGAATGTGCTGAGCACGGTCCGCGTCCCCCTGGTGGGAGAGGACGAAGCCCAGGGCAGGACCGCGGAGCTGTACGAGGCGATCAAGTCCCGGATGGGCATTCCCTTCGTGCCGGACATGTTCCGCCTGGTGTCCAGCCGGCCCGATCTGCTGGAGGTCGTGATCGCCGGCTACGGCGGCGTGTTCAACGACGGCGTGCTGCCGCGTGCGACCCGCGAGATGATCTCCGCCTGGAGCTCCAAGGTCAACGGCTGCCCGTACTGCGTGGGCACCCACAACTGGTTCCTGGCCCAGTTCGGCGGCGACCAGGAACTCACCGACGCGATCGCCGGCTCCGCCTCGGTGGAGGACCTGCCGATCGACGAGCGCACCAAGGAACTCATGCGCCTGGTCACCCAGATCTGCACGGGTGCGTTCCGGGTCACCGACGAGGACTGGGCCAGGACCGAGGCCGCCGGCTGGACCAACGCGGAGATGCTGGAAGCGGTGTTCACCGCTTCCCTGTTCGCCTTCATCAACCGTCTGGTGGACGGTCTGGGCCTGGGCGACTCGGTGGCCCGCAGCCGGATCGCCTCGCAGCCGGAGGACGCCACGGTGTCCGAGCAGCGGCTGGCAGAACCCCGGTGA
- a CDS encoding SDR family NAD(P)-dependent oxidoreductase yields the protein MSSPSRAILLTGASSSTGRSSGTGKAVALRLHRAGWPVYATARQPEALAELEAEGIRVLQLDVNDEESMTAVVDKITAEHGSVGTLINNAAYSLNGTIGETPMDEVRSQFETNIFGLCRLTQLVLPGMRAQGSGRVVMMSSIFGQFATPGRGYYQATKHALEAISDSLRLEVDTFGIKVVLVEPSPVLGGFVPMSVADLGMSGQERGGVYDDFWRYFVDWHGAYRETEKPSGRGRMAVRAETVAKVIEKAVTSDNPKIRYRIGMPSRLLPRMRWTIGDRMFERFVRAFFPIP from the coding sequence GTGAGCAGCCCCTCGCGCGCGATCCTGCTGACCGGGGCGTCGTCGAGCACCGGCAGATCCTCCGGCACCGGAAAGGCCGTGGCACTGCGGCTGCACCGGGCCGGCTGGCCGGTCTACGCGACCGCGCGGCAGCCCGAAGCGCTGGCCGAGCTGGAGGCCGAGGGCATCCGGGTCCTCCAACTGGATGTCAACGACGAGGAATCGATGACGGCCGTCGTCGACAAGATCACCGCCGAGCACGGCTCGGTCGGCACTCTGATCAACAACGCCGCCTACAGCCTCAACGGCACCATCGGCGAGACCCCGATGGACGAGGTGCGCAGCCAGTTCGAGACGAACATCTTCGGACTGTGCCGGCTCACCCAGCTCGTGCTGCCCGGCATGCGGGCCCAGGGCAGCGGCCGGGTGGTCATGATGTCGTCCATCTTCGGACAGTTCGCCACCCCGGGCCGCGGCTACTACCAGGCCACCAAGCACGCCCTGGAAGCCATCAGCGATTCGCTGCGGCTGGAGGTGGACACGTTCGGCATCAAGGTGGTGCTGGTCGAACCGTCGCCGGTGCTCGGCGGGTTCGTACCGATGTCGGTCGCCGACCTCGGGATGTCCGGGCAGGAGCGGGGCGGTGTGTACGACGACTTCTGGCGGTACTTCGTCGACTGGCACGGCGCCTACCGGGAGACGGAGAAGCCGAGCGGCCGCGGCCGGATGGCGGTGCGCGCCGAGACCGTGGCGAAGGTCATCGAGAAGGCGGTGACCAGCGACAACCCGAAGATCAGGTACCGGATCGGCATGCCGTCCCGGCTGCTGCCGCGGATGCGGTGGACCATCGGGGACAGGATGTTCGAACGCTTTGTCCGGGCGTTCTTCCCCATCCCCTAG
- a CDS encoding carboxymuconolactone decarboxylase family protein yields the protein MKDPRLLVQSPLRRLSLLQVRHIATVQFGEAAGDTARVYRELERDFGVLAPPIALHAPVPELLAASWMTLRETMLVDGLVPRASKEAVAAAVSRGNQCPFCTTMHSTMHNSLTARPTSSGRGTKAAPDGGAGTAPDQLTAWIGSAGRPPFAPELIPELAGTALCLQYLNRMVNVFLGAQPLPPHAPDRAVGPVLRVLTGLMRSSVRARARPGTSLSLLPEAPLPKDLGWAAADPRIAAALARSTAAVELTAAELVPEPVRELVAAELARWDGGDPGLGRAWLDAPLRELPPPDRPAGNLALLTALASYRVDDKVIAAFRQNGAGDREILAVTSWAALRAARRRGSQLLRDN from the coding sequence ATGAAGGACCCGAGACTGCTCGTCCAGTCGCCGCTCAGGAGGCTGTCCCTGCTCCAGGTCCGGCACATCGCGACCGTGCAGTTCGGTGAGGCGGCCGGCGACACCGCCCGGGTCTACCGGGAGCTCGAACGGGACTTCGGGGTGCTGGCCCCGCCCATCGCCCTGCACGCCCCGGTGCCGGAACTGCTCGCTGCCTCCTGGATGACGCTGCGCGAGACCATGCTGGTCGACGGGCTGGTACCGCGGGCCTCGAAGGAAGCGGTGGCCGCCGCTGTGTCACGGGGCAACCAGTGCCCGTTCTGCACCACCATGCACTCCACGATGCACAACTCCCTTACCGCCCGGCCCACTTCATCCGGGCGGGGCACAAAGGCGGCACCGGACGGCGGCGCCGGGACGGCGCCGGACCAGTTGACGGCGTGGATCGGCTCGGCGGGCAGGCCGCCGTTCGCACCCGAGCTGATACCGGAGCTGGCCGGGACCGCGTTATGTCTCCAGTACCTCAACCGGATGGTCAACGTCTTCCTGGGCGCGCAGCCGCTGCCGCCGCACGCCCCGGACCGGGCGGTGGGCCCGGTGCTGCGGGTGCTGACCGGCCTGATGCGCAGCTCGGTCCGGGCCAGGGCCCGGCCGGGTACGTCGCTGTCGCTGCTGCCCGAGGCACCACTGCCGAAGGACCTGGGCTGGGCGGCGGCCGATCCTCGGATCGCCGCGGCGCTGGCCCGCAGCACGGCGGCCGTCGAACTGACAGCGGCCGAACTGGTGCCGGAGCCGGTCCGGGAGCTGGTGGCCGCCGAACTGGCCCGCTGGGACGGCGGCGACCCCGGCCTCGGCCGGGCCTGGCTGGACGCACCGCTGCGGGAACTGCCGCCGCCCGACCGGCCGGCGGGCAATCTCGCGCTGCTCACCGCTCTGGCCTCCTACCGGGTGGACGACAAGGTCATCGCGGCCTTCCGGCAGAACGGCGCGGGTGACCGGGAGATCCTCGCGGTCACCTCATGGGCCGCCCTGCGGGCGGCCCGGCGGCGCGGTTCCCAACTGCTCCGCGACAACTGA
- a CDS encoding helix-turn-helix transcriptional regulator, producing the protein MQVAVERAIATMWDRYEEPLSLDEIANTAILSKFYFSRVFRNLTGTSPGRFLSVVRLHQAKSLLLETDLSVTEISYRVGYNSLGTFTSRFTRSVSHSPARYRALARAGLLAPSGGSATGPQQLLDGGRPTSVLEGTIRLPGTAQPVRIYVGAFRESIVQGRPTACAILDGPGSFSLRLPEGAWYIRAAVLAMDDPPSPLGQRRPLLVASSQLLNVRRDQDTRVDLTGRPLTPLDLPILLALPELDFSGLPKAGGAPFELPAITGT; encoded by the coding sequence ATGCAGGTCGCCGTTGAGCGCGCGATAGCGACGATGTGGGACCGATACGAGGAACCACTCTCGCTCGACGAGATCGCCAATACCGCGATTCTCAGCAAGTTCTACTTCTCCCGGGTGTTCCGCAATCTCACCGGGACCTCTCCGGGACGATTCCTTTCCGTGGTCCGGCTGCACCAGGCGAAGAGCCTGTTGTTGGAGACCGATCTCAGCGTCACCGAGATCTCCTACCGGGTCGGTTACAACAGTCTCGGCACCTTCACCAGTCGTTTCACCCGCAGTGTGAGCCACTCCCCGGCCCGCTACCGGGCACTGGCCCGTGCCGGGCTGCTCGCACCCAGCGGCGGGTCCGCCACGGGGCCGCAGCAGCTCCTCGACGGCGGCCGGCCCACCAGCGTGCTCGAAGGCACCATCCGTCTCCCCGGCACCGCACAGCCGGTACGGATCTACGTCGGCGCGTTCCGTGAGTCCATCGTGCAGGGCCGTCCGACCGCCTGCGCGATCCTGGACGGGCCCGGATCGTTCTCGCTGCGCCTGCCGGAGGGCGCCTGGTACATCCGGGCGGCCGTGCTCGCCATGGACGACCCGCCCTCGCCGCTCGGTCAGCGGCGCCCGCTGCTGGTGGCTTCGAGCCAGCTACTGAACGTACGGCGGGACCAGGACACCCGGGTCGACCTGACCGGGCGTCCGCTGACCCCCCTGGACCTGCCGATCCTGCTGGCGCTGCCGGAGCTGGACTTCTCGGGTCTGCCGAAGGCGGGCGGCGCTCCCTTCGAACTGCCCGCCATCACCGGCACCTGA
- a CDS encoding maleylpyruvate isomerase family mycothiol-dependent enzyme: MTAAGTGHDPAEQYRAYRRTRQNITGLVTRTPDTAFAGVPACPDWSVRDLIGHLVHICESFVALEDNQIDLRPSEGVGLPGLLDRWDALDGELREALDRTPELRRRILLLDVFSHEIDLRVGLGETVAPHRHPAFPGALDLATMGFGLALHGGNLPALRIDTPERDWVVGEGAPVATVHGPAFDVFRSLTGRRTWHQIEDLRWSGDPSVTWMPAFAWGPFAPPAKEVEPVRGF; this comes from the coding sequence ATGACGGCGGCGGGGACCGGACACGATCCGGCCGAGCAGTACCGCGCCTACCGGCGGACCAGGCAGAACATCACCGGTCTGGTCACCCGGACGCCGGACACGGCCTTTGCCGGTGTGCCCGCCTGCCCCGACTGGAGCGTGCGCGACCTGATCGGACACCTGGTCCACATATGCGAGTCGTTCGTCGCCCTGGAGGACAACCAGATCGATCTGCGCCCGTCGGAGGGCGTCGGCCTGCCCGGTCTGCTGGACCGGTGGGACGCCCTGGACGGCGAGCTGCGCGAGGCGCTGGACCGCACCCCCGAACTGCGGCGGCGCATCCTGCTGCTCGACGTGTTCTCGCACGAGATCGACCTGCGCGTCGGCCTCGGGGAGACGGTCGCGCCACACCGCCATCCGGCGTTCCCCGGCGCGCTGGACCTGGCCACCATGGGCTTCGGCCTCGCCCTGCACGGCGGGAATCTGCCCGCGTTGCGGATCGACACCCCGGAGCGGGACTGGGTGGTGGGGGAGGGGGCTCCCGTCGCCACCGTTCACGGCCCGGCCTTCGACGTGTTCCGGTCGCTGACCGGCCGCCGCACCTGGCACCAGATCGAGGACCTGCGCTGGTCCGGGGACCCGTCGGTGACCTGGATGCCGGCCTTCGCCTGGGGGCCGTTCGCGCCGCCCGCGAAGGAAGTGGAGCCGGTCCGCGGGTTCTGA
- a CDS encoding NAD-dependent epimerase/dehydratase family protein, whose translation MTGGTGFLGSHTVAALAAGGARIRLLVRDPLRLAPALGPLGVDPDTVETVTGDVADEAAAARAVRGADAVIHLGSVYSFDRRRRDDITRTNVAGTEAVLDAAVRSGAGTVLYVSTVGALIPTTDSELRAESPVGDPDEPYLASKAACETLARRHQDDGAPVHIVYPPALLGPDDPGLGDQTGRLRDALRGLMPLWPTGGFPLGDVRDTAAVLGELALGPPPDKPVRVFGPNRYVTTADYLAQLRAATGRRLTTLRLPGRAMLPAARVTDAVQRWWPWHIPAEFGAAYTCVHAVPVSRAATADAPAARPVATTMADTANWLHRTGLLTRRQAGTAGERSGS comes from the coding sequence GTGACAGGAGGCACCGGCTTCCTCGGCTCGCACACGGTCGCCGCCCTCGCGGCCGGTGGAGCACGGATCCGGCTGCTGGTGCGCGACCCGTTACGGCTGGCGCCCGCGCTCGGCCCGCTCGGCGTCGACCCGGACACGGTGGAGACCGTCACCGGCGACGTCGCCGACGAGGCGGCGGCGGCCCGCGCGGTCCGTGGCGCCGACGCCGTGATCCACCTGGGGTCGGTCTACTCCTTCGACCGCAGACGCCGTGACGACATCACCCGCACCAACGTGGCGGGCACCGAGGCGGTCCTGGACGCGGCGGTCCGGTCCGGGGCCGGCACGGTGCTGTACGTCTCGACCGTCGGGGCGCTGATTCCCACCACCGATTCCGAGCTGCGCGCCGAAAGCCCGGTGGGCGACCCCGACGAGCCCTATCTGGCGAGCAAGGCGGCCTGCGAGACGCTTGCCCGGCGGCACCAGGACGACGGGGCGCCGGTCCACATCGTCTACCCCCCGGCCCTGCTGGGCCCGGACGACCCGGGGCTCGGTGACCAGACCGGCCGGCTGCGCGACGCGCTGCGCGGCCTGATGCCGCTCTGGCCCACCGGCGGCTTCCCGCTGGGCGACGTGCGTGACACCGCCGCCGTACTCGGGGAGCTGGCCCTCGGCCCGCCGCCGGACAAGCCGGTACGCGTCTTCGGGCCCAACCGGTACGTGACGACGGCCGACTACCTGGCCCAGCTCCGCGCGGCGACGGGCCGCCGGCTCACGACGCTGCGGCTGCCGGGGCGGGCCATGCTTCCCGCCGCCCGGGTCACCGACGCGGTCCAGCGGTGGTGGCCGTGGCACATCCCCGCCGAGTTCGGCGCCGCCTACACCTGCGTGCACGCGGTACCGGTGTCCCGGGCCGCGACGGCCGACGCCCCCGCGGCGCGGCCCGTCGCGACGACGATGGCCGACACCGCCAACTGGCTGCACCGCACCGGGCTGCTGACGCGGCGCCAGGCCGGCACCGCGGGCGAGCGGAGCGGGTCATGA
- a CDS encoding ABC1 kinase family protein codes for MREERTSWWLLPKRACATALIVTGHLIAALPHTMTRGGRAGLAHRAPRLLTALGPFFVKAGQLLSTRRDLVPERWCDALGELADEVRQPRRAAVARTLAEAGFSDAFAEFDWEPVACGSIASVHRARLADGTEVAVKVQRHGIRPVLEADLRLALLGARAGRLLPSMRDLPAEEMIGQLGGAVLRQLDFTAEHDSLLALRGNLSDHTELRIPAPVEGLCGPTVLTMEFVPDIGRFRPHGMSMARRQEVVRDVLRAVYRMLFVDGVVHCDLHPGNLCLDGEGRVVVLDAGFVVQLPDAVRRSFAGFFLNMAQGNGPKCADIVLDSAARLPADMDREGFRNAVTELVDEVAGALSKDFDLGAFAPRLFKLQKDFGVFAAAEFAFPLLSLLVLEGMIKEFDSEVDFQAEAVPVLMASFAKDVQVDSERRENGPSGGWAA; via the coding sequence GTGCGAGAAGAACGGACCAGCTGGTGGCTGCTGCCGAAGCGCGCCTGTGCCACCGCCCTGATCGTCACCGGACATCTGATCGCCGCCCTGCCGCACACGATGACCCGCGGCGGCCGGGCCGGGCTGGCGCACCGCGCTCCCCGGCTGCTGACCGCGCTGGGGCCGTTCTTCGTCAAGGCGGGGCAGCTGCTCAGCACGCGCCGCGACCTGGTCCCCGAACGCTGGTGCGACGCGTTGGGTGAACTGGCCGACGAGGTGCGGCAGCCGAGGCGGGCGGCGGTGGCCCGCACCCTCGCCGAGGCCGGATTCTCCGATGCCTTCGCCGAGTTCGACTGGGAGCCGGTGGCCTGCGGCAGTATCGCCAGCGTGCACCGCGCACGGCTCGCCGACGGTACCGAGGTCGCCGTCAAGGTGCAGCGGCACGGCATCCGCCCGGTGCTGGAGGCCGATCTGCGCCTCGCCCTGCTCGGCGCGCGGGCCGGCCGGCTGCTGCCGAGCATGCGGGACCTGCCCGCCGAGGAGATGATCGGCCAGCTCGGCGGCGCCGTCCTGCGCCAACTCGACTTCACCGCCGAACACGACTCCCTGCTCGCGCTGCGCGGCAACCTCTCCGACCACACCGAACTGCGTATCCCGGCGCCCGTCGAGGGACTGTGCGGGCCGACGGTGCTCACCATGGAGTTCGTCCCGGACATCGGCCGGTTCCGGCCCCACGGCATGTCGATGGCCCGCCGCCAGGAGGTGGTCCGCGACGTGCTCCGGGCGGTCTACCGGATGCTCTTCGTGGACGGCGTGGTGCACTGCGACCTGCATCCGGGCAACCTCTGCCTGGACGGTGAGGGGCGGGTCGTGGTGCTCGACGCCGGCTTCGTGGTGCAGCTGCCCGACGCGGTGCGGCGCTCCTTCGCCGGCTTCTTCCTCAACATGGCCCAGGGCAACGGCCCGAAGTGTGCGGACATCGTGCTCGACAGCGCCGCGCGGCTCCCCGCCGACATGGACCGGGAGGGATTCCGCAATGCGGTGACGGAGCTGGTGGACGAGGTGGCCGGGGCGCTGTCGAAGGACTTCGACCTCGGGGCGTTCGCACCGCGGCTGTTCAAGCTCCAGAAGGATTTCGGCGTCTTCGCCGCGGCCGAGTTCGCCTTTCCGCTGCTGTCGCTGCTGGTGCTGGAAGGAATGATCAAGGAGTTCGACTCCGAGGTCGACTTCCAGGCCGAGGCGGTTCCCGTACTCATGGCCTCCTTCGCCAAGGACGTCCAAGTGGACTCCGAGCGCCGCGAGAACGGCCCCTCCGGCGGGTGGGCCGCCTGA
- a CDS encoding TIGR03084 family metal-binding protein: MQDVYADLAVEGTELGDLVAGLSPEEWAAATPAASWTVRHQVAHLAYVSRLVRLAVSDAEAFAAETAPVREDFQSGMDAALAEYVAEPVPGLLRRWAEERAAAEKGLAALERRDLVPWPAGPLPASVLAAVALAELFAHGQDIRDGLGRPRVLTDRIGHIVFLGTRTRDLAYRARGLRAPAEPFRFELTAPSGELWAFGPPEAGQRIAGPAEDFCLLVTRRRHRDDLALTAVGTEAGQWLDIAQSYVGPPGTGRAPQ; encoded by the coding sequence ATGCAGGACGTGTACGCAGATCTGGCGGTGGAGGGCACCGAACTCGGTGATCTCGTGGCAGGACTCAGCCCCGAGGAGTGGGCGGCGGCGACCCCCGCCGCCTCCTGGACGGTCCGTCACCAGGTGGCTCACCTGGCGTACGTCTCCCGTCTGGTCCGGCTCGCGGTGAGCGACGCGGAGGCCTTCGCGGCCGAGACCGCGCCGGTCCGGGAGGACTTCCAGTCCGGGATGGACGCCGCGCTCGCCGAGTACGTCGCGGAGCCGGTCCCCGGTCTGCTGCGTCGCTGGGCCGAGGAACGGGCTGCCGCCGAGAAGGGGCTGGCCGCACTGGAACGGCGTGACCTGGTGCCGTGGCCGGCCGGGCCGCTGCCGGCCAGTGTGCTCGCCGCGGTTGCGTTGGCGGAGCTGTTCGCGCACGGCCAGGACATCCGCGACGGCCTCGGGCGTCCGCGCGTGCTCACCGACCGGATCGGCCACATCGTCTTCCTCGGGACCCGCACCCGGGACCTGGCCTACCGCGCCCGCGGTCTGCGGGCTCCGGCCGAGCCGTTCCGTTTCGAGCTGACGGCCCCGTCCGGGGAGCTGTGGGCCTTCGGACCGCCGGAGGCCGGGCAGCGGATCGCCGGCCCGGCCGAGGACTTCTGTCTGCTCGTCACCCGTCGCCGACACCGCGACGACCTCGCGCTGACCGCTGTCGGGACGGAGGCCGGCCAGTGGCTGGACATCGCGCAGTCCTACGTCGGACCGCCCGGCACGGGCCGGGCACCGCAGTGA
- a CDS encoding MerR family transcriptional regulator: MTLAELSSLSGTPAATIKYYLREGLLSPGRRVSATRADYGEEHLHRLRLIRALIGVRRLSVGVAGRVLGTMARQPDPYRILGLPIDGGPASPDGDRERAEAPGVAGAWSLIAEMGWDVGSGTAAARSLGEILHALSELGTEIDWRTLLPYARLADRASELDIEQLDGAWGPREAAERAVLVCLLLEPALLALRRLAGEDKSVRHFQGVEGGAQSTCEEAAVRPRPEDGPGSPAAFSGASKGMDT, encoded by the coding sequence ATGACGTTGGCGGAACTCAGCAGCCTCAGCGGGACGCCGGCCGCGACGATCAAGTACTACCTCCGGGAAGGGCTGCTGTCCCCGGGCCGGCGTGTCAGCGCGACCCGCGCCGACTACGGCGAGGAGCACCTGCACCGACTGCGGTTGATCCGGGCGCTGATTGGTGTGCGCCGGCTGTCGGTCGGTGTGGCCGGGAGGGTTCTCGGCACCATGGCGCGGCAGCCGGATCCGTACCGGATCCTCGGACTGCCGATCGACGGCGGGCCGGCCTCGCCGGACGGGGACCGCGAGCGGGCGGAGGCGCCGGGCGTCGCGGGCGCGTGGAGCCTGATCGCCGAGATGGGCTGGGACGTCGGCTCCGGTACCGCCGCCGCCCGGAGCCTCGGCGAGATTCTGCACGCCTTGTCGGAGCTGGGTACGGAGATCGACTGGCGGACGCTGCTGCCCTACGCGCGATTGGCGGACCGTGCGTCGGAGCTGGACATCGAGCAGCTGGACGGCGCGTGGGGGCCGAGGGAGGCCGCCGAACGCGCGGTGCTGGTGTGTCTCCTTCTGGAACCGGCGCTGCTCGCCCTGCGCCGCCTCGCCGGGGAGGACAAGTCGGTCCGTCACTTCCAGGGCGTCGAAGGCGGCGCGCAGAGCACGTGCGAAGAAGCGGCGGTCCGTCCGCGCCCGGAAGATGGACCCGGTTCGCCCGCTGCGTTCTCCGGCGCGTCGAAAGGAATGGACACGTGA
- a CDS encoding peptidase C39 family protein: MPSPTSRRTVLTAAIAAAAGAGTLSTAAVADATPHHRPTAPPPSVDNHAWTTYTDWRCGHGAGTRAVAGRRAGLVIGHALGRTDYTDPHTGTTAAWDYATWTSPVHRSSVPATEVIASWNADTPAGTWIRIELRGRYSDGTESPWYVMGRWAAGDGDIRRTSVDDQSDGKSSVWTDTFSVDDAASGLRLLSYRLRLTLYRTPGSRLTPTVWRIGAMASDIPDRFTVPASTPGLVRELPVPRYSQNVHVGQYPEYDNGGEAWCSPTSSQMIIEYWGRTPSADDLAWVEPGLQDPQVCHAARFTYDNQYEGCGNWPFNAAYAATYRDMSAAVTRLGSLKDVETLVRTGIPVITSQSFLKEELIGAGYGTSGHLMTVIGFTPDGDVVANDPASPDDEAVRHVYRRHEWETIWLRTKRYDAEGKVKSGTGGVCYVYWPSHPSPAQRRALRSFGLL; the protein is encoded by the coding sequence ATGCCCAGTCCGACCTCACGCCGAACCGTGCTCACCGCCGCCATCGCGGCCGCGGCCGGCGCCGGAACGCTCTCCACCGCCGCCGTGGCGGACGCCACCCCGCACCACCGCCCCACGGCCCCGCCGCCCTCGGTGGACAACCACGCCTGGACCACGTACACCGACTGGCGCTGCGGCCACGGCGCCGGGACCCGCGCGGTCGCCGGCCGCCGCGCCGGGCTCGTCATCGGCCATGCGCTGGGCCGCACGGACTACACCGACCCGCACACCGGCACCACCGCCGCGTGGGACTACGCGACCTGGACCTCACCCGTCCACCGCTCGTCCGTCCCCGCGACCGAGGTGATCGCCTCCTGGAACGCGGACACCCCGGCCGGCACCTGGATCCGGATCGAACTGCGCGGCCGCTACTCGGACGGCACCGAGTCCCCCTGGTACGTCATGGGCCGCTGGGCGGCCGGCGACGGCGACATCCGCCGCACCTCCGTGGACGACCAGAGCGACGGCAAGAGCTCCGTCTGGACCGACACCTTCTCGGTGGACGACGCGGCGAGCGGCCTGCGCCTGCTCTCCTACCGGCTGCGGCTCACGCTGTACCGCACCCCGGGCAGCCGGCTCACCCCGACCGTGTGGCGGATCGGCGCGATGGCCTCGGACATCCCCGACCGCTTCACCGTCCCCGCCAGCACCCCCGGACTCGTCCGCGAGCTGCCGGTGCCGCGCTACTCGCAGAACGTCCACGTCGGGCAGTACCCCGAGTACGACAACGGCGGCGAGGCGTGGTGCAGCCCCACCTCCTCGCAGATGATCATCGAGTACTGGGGCCGCACCCCCTCCGCCGATGACCTCGCCTGGGTCGAGCCCGGACTCCAGGACCCCCAGGTCTGCCACGCCGCGCGCTTCACGTACGACAACCAGTACGAGGGCTGCGGCAACTGGCCGTTCAACGCCGCCTACGCGGCGACCTACCGCGACATGAGCGCCGCGGTGACCCGGCTCGGCTCCCTCAAGGACGTGGAGACCCTGGTCCGGACAGGCATCCCGGTCATCACCTCGCAGTCCTTCCTCAAGGAGGAACTGATCGGCGCGGGCTACGGCACCTCCGGCCACCTGATGACCGTCATCGGCTTCACCCCCGACGGCGACGTCGTCGCCAACGACCCCGCGTCACCGGACGACGAGGCGGTGCGCCACGTCTACCGCCGCCACGAGTGGGAGACCATCTGGCTGCGCACGAAGCGCTACGACGCGGAGGGCAAGGTCAAGAGCGGGACGGGCGGGGTCTGTTACGTCTACTGGCCCTCCCACCCCTCGCCGGCCCAGCGCCGGGCCCTGCGGTCGTTCGGGCTGCTGTGA
- a CDS encoding uridine kinase family protein — MNDLPHHAARLRALAPSCGPVRLVAVDGHAGSGKSTFAARLAEALGGAPVLHLDDLATHQELFAWTDRLREQVTEPLSRGEPARYAPYDWTARAFGPPRTLEPAPVILIEGVGAGRRALRPLLARLLWMDLAAEESWERGRRRDGPALSAFWDGWTAAETAHFSADPSRPHADALVRQLPVGYEWLEGPVRAHC; from the coding sequence ATGAACGACCTTCCGCACCACGCCGCGCGACTGCGCGCCCTCGCGCCGTCCTGCGGACCGGTGCGGCTCGTGGCCGTCGACGGCCACGCCGGATCGGGCAAGAGCACCTTCGCCGCCCGCCTCGCCGAGGCGCTCGGCGGCGCCCCCGTGCTGCACCTGGACGACCTGGCGACGCACCAGGAGCTGTTCGCCTGGACGGACCGGCTGCGCGAACAGGTGACCGAACCGCTCTCGCGCGGCGAGCCCGCGCGCTACGCGCCGTACGACTGGACGGCCCGGGCCTTCGGGCCGCCGCGGACCCTGGAGCCCGCGCCCGTGATCCTCATCGAGGGGGTCGGCGCGGGCCGGCGCGCCCTGCGCCCGCTGCTGGCCCGGCTGCTGTGGATGGACCTGGCGGCCGAGGAGTCCTGGGAGCGCGGGCGGCGGCGGGACGGGCCCGCGCTGAGCGCGTTCTGGGACGGCTGGACCGCCGCCGAGACGGCACACTTCTCGGCCGACCCCTCGCGCCCCCATGCGGACGCTCTGGTACGGCAGTTGCCCGTGGGGTACGAGTGGCTGGAAGGGCCCGTACGGGCGCACTGCTGA